The Euleptes europaea isolate rEulEur1 chromosome 9, rEulEur1.hap1, whole genome shotgun sequence nucleotide sequence GCCGCGCGAGCAGATTCGAGCCCCCAAAGAACAATagtaatgatgatgatggtaatagtaataacaacaacaacaataataataatgaccaCGAGAATGGAAACTAAGCCCGGCCGTGTCCCCCGGCCAGCGCCTTCCACAGGCCAGCCAAATCCCCGGAGGGATCGGGCCCTCCGTCTCCTCCGGGCTTCTTTCGCTCTCTGGTCCTCACCGCAGGAGCTGCACAGGCCCCCGGCATGCAAGCCTGCCTCGCacctgggagggaagggaaggggtctGCCCCTTTCCCAATGCTCAGGCTAACCGGGTGGGGGAGAAGCAAACGGTTATTGTTACTATCGTGGCTCACAATTCGTGGTCCCCAGGTGATAGATAGCCCAGAGGCCATCCCTCCGCACATACACGCGCACTTATCGACACTACAGTTTTATTGCGGTTTTTCTTTATGCCGGGGGACAGAAGTGCCCGGCGGAGGGAGAAAGGCGGCGCAGAGGGGACGGGGGTGCGTGCTGAAGTGGGGGGGTGTCGCCTGGCTTAGATTTCCAGCGGGTATTCCTGGCGGTTGAGCATAGGGACAGGAGCCCCGCTGTGAAATGTTGTAAATGTTTTCTTCGCGCGCGCCCCCCTTCAGAACCCTTTCTTGACCTCCCGCATTGACCCCGTTCACACGAGGCAGGCCAGGCAGCTCCTCtctcgccccccaccccaccccagagctcCTGCCAAGCGATGGCCAGGGAGCTGCTGACCCCCGCGGAAAGACGGAGCGGGCGGCGTCCATCTGCCGGCTGTTCCCCTGGGCTCTAGGCGGGCGCTGACCGGCCTCCTTGTGGTCTTCTCCTCCCGCAGGCCGAGACCCGCTGGGCGCCTTCGGGCCCCGGCAGCCCGCCAAGAAGCGCCGGAAGTCGCGCACGGCCTTCACCAACCACCAGATCTACGAGCTGGAGAAGCGCTTCCTCTACCAGAAGTACCTGTCGCCGGCGGACCGGGACCACATCGCGGCGCAGCTGGGCCTGAGCAACGCGCAGGTCATCACCTGGTTCCAGAACCGGCGCGCCAAGCTGAAGCGGGACCTGGAGGAGATGAAGGCCGACGTGGAGTCCCTCAAGAAGCTGCCCCCGGCCGCCCTGGAGAAGCTGGCCACCATGCCCGAGCTGGAACCCGACCCCCAGCCGGCGCGGGCTCGATCCGGAAGCCTGCCCCGGggctcacccccctcctcccccggcGCCTCCCTCCGCGCCAAGGACGGCTTCTCGGACGGGGAGGACGACGAGGAAGAGATAGACGTGGGGGACTGAGGGCCGGGGGTGCCCCTCCGCCCCCCGGCAGGCCAATCCAGGGGAGAGGGCCTGGACCCCCTCGCCCCCCGCGGCCCCAGGGAGATGGAGAAAGAGCCCCCGCAACCCCAgggctgaagatctccaaggaggtcCTGCCACCCGCGGATCCCCGGCCCAGCGCGCCCCTTCCCTGGATTTCTCTGCCTCTGCCCTTTCCGACACACCCATGTTCtccacttctctccccccctacATTTTTTCCTGAGAGAcccctttctccttcccagcCCCTTCTATCCTTGGGTGGTCCCTCTTTGGTCCCTGGAGGGGGAGGATTTGGTGCAATTTTTGAAGAACTAAGGTTTGGGGGaggtgtttgtgtttttaatggttttgtccTGTGCTCTTGGCTGTTTGTCTCTGCCCGTTCGTTTTGCCTTTCTTCGCGGGAGGAGGGTGCGCTGGGGGCCTGGCGGAGAGATAGCCACAGATTCCTTTTCGGATACCGGAGGGGTCCGAATCGCACATTCCAGACCCGGGCTGCAGCCCCCGGCCTCGAGCCCGCGGCCCGGGGAAACGCGCCACGCAAGAAGCCCTTCGGAGCGGCCCCGGCGGCCCAGCCCTGCAGTCGAGGCTCGGGCCCGCCGgcgcctcccttcctccctctctttggcccgggggaaggaagggggctctGGCTGGCCCGGTGCGCTGGAGgctgccgccccctcctcccttcccttctgcccCGCGGACGCCCCACCTTGGCGCCCGCCCCACCCTGTCTCGGTGCGGTGTGCCTGTAAATATTTGGAATAAAGAGATACACCTGATGCCGCTGCTCTCTGCTGCCTGCcatggggcgggggtgggggggagctctaAGCATTCCGGAGGGGCTGGCGTTTGTGACACACATTTGCAGGAGGAAGCTGCAGAACAGCCAGAGGGGGAGATGTGGGGCGCCGTGATTCCTGGCGGAATACCGCTGTGGGAGCCttgtcttggggagggggctgggcgcGCCCCAGTGGGCTTGGGAAGGGGCTTCGGCTGCCAAGTAAGGGGCCCAGCAGCCTTAGGGGACCCACAGCCAAGAGGTCGAGTCCGGGGCTGCGAAGGCCAGCGGCCGCCGCCTCTCTCCTGCGTCAGGCCGTCGGTCTCCCTACGTCGGGCTTGTGGGCTGCCAGCGGCAGCGGTTCTGCAGGGCTTCAGGTCCACAAAGCGCCGCCCCATCACCTCCCAGCTGGCGATGCCGGGCGCTGAATCTGGGCCCGGGCAGATGCTGAAGCCCGGAGCCTCTGGGCCCCGGAATCGCTTTGGCCCGACCCCGGTCTGCAGAGCACGCCCTTGACTTCTGCCTCGAGACAtttcagccgggggggggggaaggggggctcaAAAAACGTCTCTTCAGCGAAATGTGGCAGAGAAGCATCCGGAAGCATCCGGGCCAGAGGCCGCTCCAGCCACGGTTCTTCGGCAAAAGTCTTCCGCGGGCGCCGGCCTAGCTGGGCTGCCGGCCggggccctccccctcccccccgggcgCTGAGCTGGTGCAGACGCCGCGGGACCACGGGCATCGCGGGTCAGGGTCGGCTCTCCCTGGCTTGCGCGGAGGGCCTGCTCCGGCCACTTGGGAGCCCCGGCTGAGCACGCGCTTTGCTGCACGGGGCGGGGGCGCGGTTCCAACCTGGGGGCCGATCCGAGGAGCAGCGggcaggcggggggaggggggctggccgCCTCCCTGCCCGCCCCCGGGACGATTCAATTAGGCGGCTGGAGCCGGCGCTGCCATCTGGTTTGGGGATCGGCCCTGCCTGCCGCGGGTGATTGATCGGTGTCCGGGCCCGTCGGAGGGAGGAGGCGGGCTGCCAAGCCATGGATgagcggtgggggggagggattctGCGTGCAGGTAGGTGGCCCCAAGGCTCGGTCACCAACACGGGGCAGTCGGGGCATCCTGTGCCTGCGGAGccctctacccccccccatccccagtgacccctgctccatgcccagaaggtgccaaaacaaaacaaaaaaaaccccaagatccctggccaGCCTGGCCTGCAGGAAAGTCGCCTCCTGACCCAAAAGTAGCCACCGGCGCTCCTCTGGGAGcgcaagaaggggggaaaggttgGGTCAGTGGGGAGAAGGTCCTCGTGGCTGGACAGCGAACGGCAGGAGGGCACCCTCCCCGGCCACAACACCAGCGCCTCTGGAGGAGCGGATGCCCCCCCCTCAACCCTCTCGGCCCAGGGGCAGCGCTTGGCCCGGACCACCCGAGCCGCCTCCTCATTCTCCCTTGGTAGTGCCCCCCCAGGTTCCCTGGCCGGCCCCGCCCAGAGATACCGTGGGAGCTAATCTCAGCCCCCCCATCGGAAGTGAAGGCAGTGGCGCAGAGCCCCCTGCCCGAGAAGCCCGCCGGGCCGGTTCCCTCCCAGGACAGCCGCCGAAATGAGAGGTCTCCCCCGGTGCGCCTTTGAGTCTCCCGGCGGGGAGCCGCTTTTCACTTGACAGTTACGAGATTCTCATTCTCTGGCAGGcgcggggggaaggaaggagaaggaaggaaggagaggggggCGAGCGCGGGCGGGGGGCTCTGCCAGACTTGCTGACAGACCGGGAGCTGCCCCGGAGGGGGGGCACCCCTCTGCTTGGGGGAAAGACCCTTGGGGGGGGGCGCTTCTTTCAAGCGCAGGCCGCACCGTCTCAGCCGCCCCCCTCAGCGGGCGGCCGGCACAGCCGGGGCCCAGAAAGGGCGGGACTCAGAGGGCGGCCAGCCGCACCCCCGCCGGAGGGCTCCGCACCCCCGGCTCAGCCCTTCCCGCCTGCCGGCGGGCCTCTCGCTCCGATCCACGGCTGGGCTACTGGGCCCGAGGGAAAGGGCTCCGGGACTGGCCCGGCAGACCACCCACCGGCCCCATCACAAGCCCCAgaggcggcgggcgggcggggggaacCCGAAGCCCCCAGACCGCACAGTCTTTTGCCCAGGCAAGAGAGCGGACTGGTGGCGCCCTTCTGCGCTCCCATCCAGCCCGCAAAACCCCTGGGCGCCATCCCGGTCAGCCTCTCGTGCCGCAGGCCAGGCCGCTCACCGGGTGCTGCCTCCCTCCACCACGGGAGCAAGACCCTCCCGCCCCCAACTGGAGGAATAAATGGCGGTGGGAAGAGACGGGGGTCTAGTCCTCCCGGGGCCATTAAAACCCCCGCCCGTCTCCCGGGGCCGCCGCCGGCGGAGGGCCCCCAGAGGTCTCCGGGAACTCCGGAGGGCCGGCCTGGATCTGCTCAGCCCTCTCGGCTCTCCCACCACCGCATTCAGACGCTGGGCCAGAAGGCGGGGGAGCAGCAAACGTCACACCGGTGTTTAAAAGGGGCCCCCGAGGAGAACCAGGACATGACCGGCCGGTCCAACCTCTGCCCCGGGGCAATCGGCAGAAGGACGATCAGGCACACGGAGGGACAAGGCCTGCTGAGGGAGGAGCAGCCTGGCTTGTGCAGAGGGAAggcctgcctcaccaaccttagGGAGTGAGAAAGCATGTTGACCTCGGTGACCCGGTAGAGGTtacatacttggactttcaaaaggctttcgaCAAGGTCCCGAACCAAAGACAAGAGGGATAAGAGGACGGGTTCTCTTAGGGTTTAAAAATTGGTGAAATGGCAAGaggcaaagagtaggaataaatggacagttctc carries:
- the LBX2 gene encoding transcription factor LBX2, yielding MTSAKEGKAAPPSPQPGAEERRRNPLDQLPPPANSNKPLTPFSIEDILSRPSGRRAPAARLLDKRNGSSGNPRNAAPAPASPLCALQELATKTFKGLEVNVLQAAEGRDPLGAFGPRQPAKKRRKSRTAFTNHQIYELEKRFLYQKYLSPADRDHIAAQLGLSNAQVITWFQNRRAKLKRDLEEMKADVESLKKLPPAALEKLATMPELEPDPQPARARSGSLPRGSPPSSPGASLRAKDGFSDGEDDEEEIDVGD